A region of Rosa chinensis cultivar Old Blush unplaced genomic scaffold, RchiOBHm-V2 RchiOBHmChr0c39, whole genome shotgun sequence DNA encodes the following proteins:
- the LOC112181409 gene encoding receptor-like protein 34: protein MLSTIDIDACEFTGPMPKSMTNLTQLVSLSMSFNKLEGSIPSFSGANNVGDIDLSYNGLTGTINSTHWRNLTKLSSLILSSNKLNGNIPASLFSLNLSPTGLLDLSGNQFSGPFPETSNVSSYLPNGLNLRVDFSSNNLEGPIPMSIFSLRGLKTLDLSSNNLSGSFPLDGLHQLRNLSELDLSHNNLFLTHDYTNFSYSSFSQLSKLSLASLKLRTFPNFLRNRSNLIGLDLSDNQINGKIPNWIWSLSNLESLNLSCNSLDSLNVHSINITNLDNLDLHSNQFHGQIPNFQPPCYLYYLDFSKNYFSSIIPSTIGDVLLSIGIFSLSSNNLNGIIPESLCNSPYLTILDLSNNSLSGTIPQCLTTMSSLAVLNLRRNNLTNVDEFSHNCSLKKLDISGNHIQGQFLKSLVNCTQLEILNLGNNLITEPFPCFLRNISTLSVLVLRSNKFFGHIGCRKTNGTWPVLRMIDLAHNNFSGEIPGRDLTTWQAMRTSKGDAPLNISNLQWLYAGASFQEDTIMVTNKGSEMELVNVLTLFTSIDFSCNKFNGSIPEEIGELKSLYALNLSNNAFTGALPSSLGNLSELESLDLSKNKLSGQIPLELTKLTFLAFLNLSYNQLVGRIPSGAQFSTFDAASFEGNKGLWGPPLTADNNTGFSPPKQEGNHSNLGHEIDWDIICPEIGFTCGFGIAIGSLLFCKRWRKWYYRAMYNMLLKIFPQLERRFGHHRRHVYVHQRYWRR from the coding sequence ATGTTGTCCACCATAGATATTGACGCTTGCGAGTTCACCGGACCGATGCCCAAGTCAATGACAAACCTTACACAATTGGTTTCTTTGTCGATGTCTTTTAACAAGTTGGAAGGTTCAATTCCGTCATTCAGTGGGGCCAATAATGTGGGCGACATAGACCTTTCCTACAATGGTCTAACAGGTACTATTAATTCCACTCACTGGAGAAACCTTACTAAGCTATCCTCTCTCATTTTGAGCTCTAATAAGCTCAATGGGAATATCCCAGCATCTCTGTTTTCCCTAAACCTAAGCCCAACGGGTCTTCTAGATCTTTCTGGCAATCAATTCTCTGGTCCATTCCCTGAAACTTCAAATGTGTCTTCCTACTTGCCGAATGGTCTTAATCTTAGAGTTGATTTCAGTAGCAATAATCTAGAAGGGCCGATACCTATGTCTATCTTTAGCTTGCGAGGTCTTAAAACTCTAGATCTTTCTTCAAATAATTTAAGTGGCTCGTTTCCTCTTGATGGTCTACACCAGCTGAGAAATCTTTCTGAACTTGATCTTTCACACAATAACTTGTTTCTTACCCATGATTATACCAATTTCTCATATTCCTCATTTTCTCAACTATCTAAGCTGAGCTTGGCGTCATTGAAATTGAGAACATTTCCTAATTTCTTGAGGAATCGATCTAACTTGATAGGATTGGACCTTTCAGATAACCAGATAAATGGCAAGATACCCAACTGGATTTGGAGTTTAAGTAATCTTGAGTCCCTGAACCTTTCTTGCAATTCCCTAGATTCTCTAAATGTTCATTCAATCAATATCACTAATCTAGATAACCTTGACCTTCATTCCAATCAGTTTCATGGGCAAATCCCAAATTTTCAGCCACCTTGCTATCTCTATTATCTAGATTTCTCAAAGAATTATTTCAGCTCTATCATACCGAGTACCATTGGAGATGTGCTTCTTAGTATTGGAATCTTTTCGCTTTCTAGCAATAACCTCAATGGGATCATTCCAGAATCATTATGCAATTCACCGTATCTTACCATTCTTGATCTGTCCAATAATTCATTGAGTGGCACGATTCCCCAGTGCTTGACTACAATGAGCTCGCTTGCAGTACTCAATTTGAGGAGAAACAATCTTACAAATGTTGATGAATTCTCTCATAATTGCAGTTTAAAGAAACTAGACATCAGTGGAAATCATATTCAAGGCCAGTTTCTAAAATCTCTTGTGAACTGCACCCAGTTAGAGATTTTAAACCTTGGAAACAATCTGATAACAGAACCATTTCCATGCTTTTTGAGGAACATATCCACGTTGAGTGTTCTTGTCTTGCGGTCCAATAAATTTTTTGGGCACATTGGTTGTCGCAAGACTAATGGCACTTGGCCAGTACTTCGAATGATAGACCTAGCTCACAACAATTTTAGTGGAGAAATACCTGGAAGAGATTTGACAACTTGGCAGGCCATGAGGACTAGTAAAGGTGATGCCCCATTGAATATCAGTAACCTTCAATGGTTGTATGCTGGAGCTTCTTTTCAAGAAGATACAATCATGGTTACCAACAAAGGTTCTGAGATGGAGCTGGTGAATGTTTTAACACTCTTCACCTCGATTGATTTCTCATGCAACAAGTTCAACGGATCAATACCGGAGGAAATTGGAGAACTCAAATCATTATATGCCCTCAACTTGTCCAACAATGCTTTCACAGGTGCACTTCCATCATCATTAGGTAACTTGAGTGAGCTAGAGTCTTTGGACCTCTCGAAAAATAAACTGAGCGGTCAAATCCCACTGGAGCTTACAAAACTCACTTTCCTTGCATTCTTGAATCTCTCATATAATCAATTGGTCGGGAGGATACCAAGCGGTGCTCAATTTTCAACATTTGATGCAGCTTCCTTCGAAGGTAACAAAGGATTATGGGGGCCTCCTTTAACAGCAGATAATAACACAGGCTTCTCACCACCAAAGCAGGAAGGCAACCATTCAAATTTGGGACATGAAATTGATTGGGATATTATCTGTCCTGAAATTGGATTTACATGTGGGTTTGGGATTGCCATCGGGTCACTTTTGTTCTGCAAGAGATGGAGGAAATGGTATTACAGAGCTATGTATAACATGCTTCTAAAGATATTCCCTCAGCTGGAACGAAGATTTGGTCATCATAGGAGACATGTTTATGTACATCAGAGATACTGGAGACGTTGA